One window from the genome of Bacillus tianshenii encodes:
- a CDS encoding YndJ family transporter, giving the protein MMKYSLLSVIIGGVISFETFKSDYFQFSLIDKFLTFAFFVVVPLVIKLLDKNVQSSIQQKFLQYITILQFPAALLSLGSLMSNKTWELNNPMLFGLLSLGWLLLTFLLALYGVLLILEKKKNVEEIAIGAGLIYFFIGGVWYTLYQFQVTFLHVDPKISALSSVHFHYSSAIVPIFIGMLGRIWVKKSWYNWLVGIDIAGPILIAFGIIFSKWIENMGVIIFACNITIYNTYLLLKMRKHFEQNAGKLCLTLSSLAFYCIVALSAFYPLARRFYSITILDMIPIYGSLHAFGFVLFGLIGWIIVMSGNLRKQAE; this is encoded by the coding sequence ATGATGAAATACTCATTGTTATCGGTCATAATTGGCGGGGTGATTAGCTTTGAAACTTTTAAAAGTGATTATTTCCAATTCAGTTTGATCGATAAGTTTTTAACGTTTGCATTCTTTGTAGTTGTTCCACTCGTTATTAAATTATTGGACAAAAACGTACAATCAAGCATTCAACAAAAATTTCTACAATACATAACAATTTTGCAATTTCCAGCTGCTCTACTTTCATTAGGTTCCCTTATGAGTAATAAAACGTGGGAATTGAACAATCCAATGCTTTTCGGACTTCTTTCTCTCGGGTGGTTGCTTTTAACGTTTTTACTCGCTTTATATGGGGTGCTCCTTATTTTGGAGAAAAAGAAAAACGTGGAGGAAATCGCAATCGGTGCGGGGCTCATCTATTTCTTCATTGGTGGTGTTTGGTATACCCTCTACCAATTCCAAGTGACTTTCTTGCATGTTGATCCTAAAATAAGCGCTTTAAGTTCTGTTCATTTTCATTACTCATCAGCAATCGTTCCTATTTTCATCGGTATGCTCGGGCGCATTTGGGTTAAGAAAAGTTGGTATAATTGGCTAGTTGGGATTGATATTGCAGGACCAATATTGATTGCCTTTGGAATCATATTCTCAAAATGGATTGAAAATATGGGGGTCATCATTTTTGCTTGTAATATTACAATCTACAATACATATCTCCTCTTGAAAATGAGAAAGCATTTTGAGCAAAATGCTGGCAAACTATGCTTAACCCTTTCGTCGCTTGCCTTTTACTGTATTGTTGCGCTTTCAGCTTTTTATCCATTAGCAAGAAGGTTTTATTCCATAACAATCTTAGATATGATTCCGATATATGGGTCACTACATGCATTTGGATTTGTATTATTTGGGTTAATAGGATGGATAATCGTGATGTCTGGGAATTTAAGAAAACAAGCTGAATAA
- a CDS encoding DUF86 domain-containing protein produces MDSNIVLNKVSIIERCLKRIREEYDHNPEHLKNYTKQDSIILNLQRACEASIDLAMHIVRVKKIGIPQVSRDAFNMLLNENIISKSIADNLQSMVGFRNIAVHDYQQINLTILQSIIENHLQDFEGYVNEVMEILKKD; encoded by the coding sequence ATGGACAGTAATATAGTGTTAAACAAAGTTAGCATTATTGAGCGTTGCTTAAAACGTATTCGGGAAGAATATGACCATAATCCAGAACATTTGAAAAATTATACGAAGCAAGATTCGATTATTTTAAATTTGCAGCGAGCTTGCGAGGCTTCTATTGACCTTGCCATGCATATTGTTAGAGTAAAGAAAATAGGTATTCCTCAAGTGAGTAGGGATGCGTTTAATATGCTTTTAAATGAAAACATTATTTCTAAATCAATAGCAGATAACCTTCAATCAATGGTCGGGTTTCGTAATATTGCTGTTCATGATTATCAACAGATAAACCTAACTATTTTACAAAGTATTATTGAAAATCACTTGCAAGACTTTGAAGGGTATGTAAATGAAGTGATGGAGATACTTAAAAAAGATTAA
- a CDS encoding nucleotidyltransferase domain-containing protein: MLTNSELKMLVDFLLEKLSPAVIYLFGSEAADQTHQSSDIDLAFLSETSISDYERFMLAQELATITKRDVDLIDLNKTTTVFQIQVISTGKVLYCDNETKLAEFEVLVMKKYARLNEERQAIIDDIIERGNVYGQ, from the coding sequence TTGCTTACCAATTCAGAACTGAAAATGCTTGTCGATTTTTTGTTAGAGAAGCTTTCACCAGCTGTTATTTATTTGTTCGGTTCAGAAGCAGCCGACCAAACACATCAGTCTAGTGATATCGACCTTGCTTTTTTAAGTGAAACATCAATATCAGATTATGAGCGGTTTATGCTTGCTCAAGAACTAGCTACTATAACAAAGCGTGATGTCGATTTGATTGATCTAAACAAGACAACAACTGTTTTTCAAATTCAAGTGATTTCTACAGGGAAAGTCCTCTATTGCGACAATGAAACGAAGCTGGCGGAATTTGAAGTACTCGTTATGAAGAAATATGCGAGACTTAATGAAGAGCGACAAGCAATTATAGATGATATTATCGAGAGAGGGAATGTTTATGGACAGTAA
- a CDS encoding PC4/YdbC family ssDNA-binding protein, whose translation MANIKYEITNEIGTLSENAKGWKKELNLISWNDRTPKYDLRDWAPEHEKMGKGVTLTLTKEELLALREILNGMELD comes from the coding sequence ATGGCAAACATTAAATATGAGATCACGAATGAGATCGGAACTTTGTCTGAAAATGCAAAAGGCTGGAAGAAGGAACTAAATTTGATTAGCTGGAACGATCGTACACCAAAGTATGATCTGCGCGATTGGGCACCAGAGCATGAGAAAATGGGAAAAGGTGTGACACTTACACTTACAAAAGAGGAGCTTTTAGCGCTACGCGAGATTTTGAACGGTATGGAACTTGATTAA
- a CDS encoding phospholipase D family protein, with the protein MTAYITKNPLIQQIDENPSKDIKLLVLMNLKDFVSGASDLTVIKHLSSLEHVDIRYYSNLHAKIYLFGREKAVLTSANFTSNGLYHNMECGIILNERIEQIYQDVTDLWVNSTPIDETLIIKIEEEINKTTIKQQANELIDNLELASKNIIKPNRSHTTFRQKGEVEENEHEKLIDEEQALVIVFKKQQLRNEEAKEMKMIYQTIKRNIPTQARDDCAFRYTIGKRSADIACNIRNNRIFLLPYTKKQFIQLIYPLKEVGNLEGVVPKERRAALEKWTFRSFPCLLVRFTIEEVNMLDENHWKYFNQACMMALHAKKSRLRKKNILVNWI; encoded by the coding sequence GTGACAGCATATATCACGAAAAACCCTTTAATACAACAAATAGATGAGAACCCATCAAAAGATATAAAATTACTAGTACTGATGAATCTTAAGGATTTTGTTTCTGGGGCTTCAGATTTGACAGTTATTAAACATCTTTCATCATTAGAACATGTAGATATTCGTTACTATTCAAATCTCCATGCGAAAATTTACTTATTTGGCCGAGAAAAGGCGGTATTAACTTCCGCTAATTTTACTTCAAATGGTCTTTACCATAACATGGAATGCGGAATTATTCTAAATGAGAGGATAGAACAAATTTATCAAGATGTAACAGATTTATGGGTTAATAGCACACCGATCGATGAAACTCTTATTATAAAGATTGAGGAGGAAATAAATAAAACAACTATTAAACAACAGGCCAATGAATTAATAGATAATCTTGAATTAGCTAGTAAAAACATTATAAAACCAAATAGAAGCCATACAACCTTTAGACAAAAAGGAGAAGTGGAAGAAAACGAACATGAAAAATTAATCGATGAAGAACAAGCATTAGTTATTGTCTTTAAAAAACAACAATTACGTAATGAAGAAGCAAAAGAAATGAAAATGATTTATCAAACGATCAAAAGAAACATACCTACACAAGCAAGAGATGATTGTGCGTTTCGCTATACGATAGGAAAAAGGAGTGCGGACATCGCTTGTAATATAAGAAATAACCGAATATTTTTGTTACCCTATACAAAAAAGCAGTTCATTCAGTTAATCTACCCTTTAAAAGAGGTAGGAAATTTGGAGGGGGTTGTACCTAAGGAAAGAAGAGCTGCATTAGAAAAATGGACATTTAGAAGTTTTCCATGCCTGCTTGTGAGATTTACAATAGAAGAAGTTAATATGTTGGATGAGAACCATTGGAAATACTTCAATCAAGCATGCATGATGGCGTTACATGCAAAAAAATCACGGCTTAGAAAAAAGAACATACTGGTTAACTGGATATGA
- a CDS encoding VOC family protein, with translation MPINVYLNFNGNTREVVEFYAQVFETEKPQIMTFKEAPADPSHPLPESAKDLVMHTRLDVFGSTLMFSDVFPGMAFTQGNNISLSINSSNLEELKTTFERLKEGGTVHMELQETFWSKCYGQLTDKFGIDWQFNYEEN, from the coding sequence ATGCCGATTAATGTTTACTTGAATTTCAATGGAAATACTCGCGAAGTAGTAGAGTTTTACGCACAAGTTTTTGAAACGGAGAAGCCGCAAATTATGACGTTTAAGGAAGCACCAGCAGACCCGAGCCATCCATTACCAGAGAGCGCGAAAGATTTGGTGATGCATACACGCCTTGATGTATTTGGAAGTACGCTTATGTTTTCTGACGTGTTTCCAGGAATGGCGTTCACCCAGGGTAATAATATTAGTCTATCAATCAACAGCTCAAACCTCGAAGAACTGAAAACAACCTTTGAAAGACTGAAAGAAGGCGGCACAGTCCACATGGAGCTTCAAGAAACATTTTGGAGCAAATGCTACGGGCAGCTTACAGACAAGTTCGGAATAGACTGGCAGTTTAATTATGAGGAAAACTAA
- a CDS encoding YitT family protein — MELTKKLLIVILGLFITSIGLKMLSLNFLTFGGTAGIASLLTNVTSFSWGLWFFIANLPFFFISIQQLGKWFTFSSLLSITFLSVISSWLDEWFVSFDLPILLVGAVAGVLIGIGVTFVLNNGSSLGGIHILGLYLDRRFGFNRGLVIFICDSIIILFTLAMVGWQKAFVSILCISVASTIIGRYKKSPIKEETPALEENFLQNHVQS, encoded by the coding sequence ATGGAACTTACTAAAAAACTTCTAATCGTTATACTTGGACTTTTTATCACCTCAATCGGGCTTAAAATGCTTTCATTAAATTTCCTCACCTTTGGAGGTACGGCCGGGATTGCTTCTCTGCTTACAAATGTAACAAGCTTCTCATGGGGACTATGGTTTTTTATCGCAAACCTGCCTTTTTTCTTTATCTCCATACAGCAATTAGGAAAGTGGTTTACGTTCTCTAGTCTTCTTTCGATTACCTTCCTGTCAGTTATAAGTTCATGGCTGGATGAATGGTTTGTTTCATTTGACCTTCCTATTCTGCTTGTAGGAGCGGTTGCTGGAGTATTGATCGGAATTGGGGTAACATTCGTCTTAAATAATGGCTCCTCACTCGGAGGTATACATATATTAGGGCTTTATCTTGACAGAAGATTTGGTTTTAATCGAGGATTAGTCATTTTCATTTGTGACAGTATTATTATCTTATTTACACTTGCGATGGTCGGATGGCAGAAAGCTTTCGTCTCCATTCTTTGTATCTCGGTAGCTAGCACCATTATTGGACGCTATAAGAAATCCCCAATTAAAGAAGAAACACCAGCCCTTGAAGAAAACTTCTTACAAAACCACGTTCAGTCATAG
- a CDS encoding GtrA family protein has translation MLRNKTFLSKFLRYSVVGIVCTSIYFLCMFLCVEMLYLRPVLGASISFIIMTIFSFLLNKKYTFGGRYTHTQFVKFTTVSSIGFVMNTGIIYTIVAILSFHYIIGEIATTLIIPFVNFFLNNYWTFNSN, from the coding sequence ATGTTAAGGAATAAAACGTTCTTAAGTAAGTTTCTAAGATATAGTGTCGTTGGGATTGTATGTACATCCATCTATTTCTTATGTATGTTTCTTTGTGTTGAGATGCTCTATCTTAGACCTGTATTAGGGGCATCGATTTCTTTTATCATTATGACCATTTTCTCCTTTTTACTGAATAAAAAATACACCTTTGGCGGTAGGTATACCCATACGCAGTTTGTAAAGTTTACGACTGTGTCTTCTATAGGGTTTGTGATGAACACGGGTATTATTTATACGATTGTAGCGATCCTCTCTTTTCACTACATAATTGGTGAAATCGCAACAACATTGATTATTCCTTTTGTGAACTTTTTTCTCAATAACTATTGGACGTTTAATAGTAATTAA
- a CDS encoding AAA family ATPase gives MFTVCFAEQAKSELQSLDSNELELVDKRIESLRNGRWKNGTRVKKLRSINKKLTVFEARVDRGNRMLFTLYPEPSDERNKTIILIFNLSVKHDDVIHTARYVLDDQISMEEYINEKELEQPFTDFVKETESIWNQQHFFNQFDQLKSYEIDEETIIRFMQKDEVNADEFWDLKLRLTKEQRDVLNQPLPILMSGTAGSGKTTIIIHKLLSEPAVSKLYLTYSDELRDEAKKQFLSLVKGLDDEHQLIRNTTFRTFHDLLKEDQKDEFQVLSTRDHFQNYYQKFARGQQLEKQFPFLMVWEEIRGVLKGGIFAKDSYTLSQQQYEALGHLEAPNFIKKRRDMYENIFQPYQDWLKKSYYIDEQDLLNEKLQSEIEHYNMVICDEVQDLTMLHLQLVAALANDDCTRIILAGDDHQVVHHSGFRWENVKNMFYQQYNIPVKNIVQLSKNFRNSGTIAALASEINNLQHDYTDFKYKTSQIEYFNTGKEPVLFESLKEETIIEQFHQFGPHDAILVRDEEVRKNLHKTFHSLYNYSPLIFTVFQAKGLEFNRVLLWSMLEKDSEQAKMWNQLSRIIHNNERYKIKENQIMQRFIRYEASLFYVAVTRGMKECFIYDGTDSSSFWKLANLSSKLSVMNKLATKQAKQVEKTLPEDWLQTGKQLLKKKMYEQALECFNRIQNDSNVKQEITICEAYIAKQDGDYTAAGPKFKAVELFEEALHCFEAGEDYDEIERLSNYVIRYVRNDKELKDKWEYIKSANKVKSFDHHQQWNGSGAYCKRIKRYMEAIYRYEKEESNVTKAYINAVFVDAMNDPELSMKELKQLIEYFKHAGDEEKVLQLTQKQLFLKEMAYIQQIMELLTENYNQNHMLNIEQQIFTTFPITLPLRAVSKPFDFGKAEVKYAFALLADHLGEDEAIIQQLMEEAAEQNHVEAQFHIACSFYDAGNVEQALHWFHKASENDHPFALFNIGLIFAENGNEKETVKWYEQAAERGFEDAMSDLSIYYREGKAVRKNKKKAAYWQEKCKEMNNQNKAIFEDFKQKISEIKAELDKQF, from the coding sequence ATGTTTACTGTATGCTTTGCAGAGCAAGCAAAGTCCGAATTACAATCTTTAGATTCAAATGAATTGGAGCTAGTCGATAAACGAATTGAGTCGCTGAGAAATGGCCGATGGAAAAATGGCACACGGGTAAAAAAGTTGCGTTCAATTAATAAAAAGTTAACTGTTTTTGAAGCGAGGGTTGACCGTGGGAATCGAATGTTATTTACACTTTACCCAGAACCGTCTGATGAAAGAAATAAGACAATTATTCTCATCTTCAACCTATCTGTTAAGCATGATGATGTCATTCATACAGCACGATATGTACTAGATGACCAAATTAGCATGGAAGAGTATATAAATGAAAAGGAGCTCGAACAACCGTTTACGGATTTTGTTAAGGAAACGGAATCTATCTGGAACCAGCAGCACTTTTTCAATCAGTTTGACCAACTCAAAAGCTATGAAATTGACGAGGAAACGATTATCCGTTTTATGCAAAAGGACGAAGTCAATGCAGACGAATTTTGGGATTTGAAACTAAGGTTAACAAAAGAACAGCGTGATGTGTTAAACCAACCGCTTCCGATTTTAATGAGCGGAACAGCAGGCAGCGGAAAAACAACGATCATTATTCATAAGCTGTTATCAGAACCAGCGGTAAGCAAGTTATACCTTACATATAGTGACGAATTACGGGATGAAGCGAAGAAGCAGTTTCTAAGTTTAGTAAAAGGGCTCGATGATGAGCACCAGTTGATCCGAAATACAACCTTCCGCACCTTTCATGACTTGTTGAAAGAAGATCAAAAGGATGAATTTCAAGTGCTATCGACGCGTGATCATTTTCAAAATTACTATCAAAAGTTTGCAAGAGGTCAGCAGCTTGAAAAACAATTTCCTTTCCTGATGGTTTGGGAAGAAATAAGAGGGGTTTTAAAAGGCGGTATATTTGCAAAGGATTCGTATACACTTTCACAACAGCAATATGAAGCGTTAGGGCACTTAGAGGCTCCTAACTTTATAAAAAAGCGTCGTGACATGTATGAAAATATCTTTCAACCTTATCAAGATTGGTTGAAAAAGAGCTACTATATCGATGAACAAGACCTTCTTAACGAAAAGCTTCAGTCCGAAATCGAGCATTATAATATGGTGATTTGTGATGAAGTACAAGATTTAACAATGCTCCACCTTCAGCTTGTTGCAGCTCTGGCAAATGATGATTGCACAAGAATTATTTTAGCAGGTGATGACCACCAAGTTGTTCATCATAGTGGTTTTCGATGGGAAAATGTTAAAAATATGTTTTACCAGCAATATAACATTCCGGTTAAAAACATCGTTCAGTTATCAAAGAACTTCCGGAATTCAGGAACAATCGCGGCTTTAGCAAGTGAAATTAATAACTTACAGCACGATTATACCGACTTTAAATATAAAACCTCACAAATAGAGTACTTTAACACTGGCAAAGAGCCTGTTTTGTTTGAAAGCTTAAAAGAAGAAACTATCATTGAACAGTTTCATCAATTCGGCCCACACGATGCGATTCTTGTTCGTGACGAAGAAGTTCGGAAAAATTTACATAAAACGTTCCATAGCCTATACAATTACAGCCCACTGATCTTTACAGTATTTCAAGCAAAAGGACTTGAATTTAACCGGGTTTTGTTGTGGTCGATGCTTGAAAAAGACTCAGAACAAGCAAAAATGTGGAACCAGTTAAGCCGAATTATTCACAATAATGAACGATACAAAATTAAAGAGAACCAAATTATGCAACGGTTTATCCGCTATGAAGCGAGTCTCTTCTATGTAGCGGTAACGCGTGGAATGAAAGAGTGCTTTATCTATGATGGGACAGATTCATCATCTTTTTGGAAATTAGCTAATCTTTCCTCAAAGCTAAGTGTGATGAACAAACTTGCGACAAAACAAGCGAAACAAGTTGAGAAAACCTTACCAGAAGACTGGCTTCAAACAGGGAAGCAATTATTAAAGAAAAAGATGTATGAACAAGCGTTAGAATGTTTTAACCGCATTCAAAACGATAGTAACGTGAAACAAGAAATTACGATCTGTGAAGCCTATATCGCAAAACAAGATGGGGATTACACAGCTGCAGGTCCGAAATTTAAAGCTGTCGAGCTGTTTGAAGAAGCGCTTCATTGCTTTGAAGCTGGAGAAGACTATGATGAAATTGAACGTTTAAGCAATTATGTCATCCGCTACGTTCGAAATGATAAAGAATTGAAAGACAAGTGGGAATATATCAAATCTGCCAATAAAGTTAAAAGTTTCGATCATCACCAGCAATGGAACGGAAGTGGCGCCTATTGCAAGCGGATTAAACGATACATGGAAGCCATTTACCGCTACGAGAAAGAGGAAAGTAATGTTACCAAGGCATATATTAATGCAGTATTTGTAGACGCTATGAATGATCCAGAGCTTTCAATGAAAGAGCTGAAACAACTGATTGAATACTTTAAGCATGCAGGCGATGAAGAGAAAGTTCTTCAACTAACACAAAAGCAGCTGTTTTTAAAAGAAATGGCTTACATCCAGCAGATTATGGAATTACTCACTGAAAATTATAATCAAAACCATATGCTGAATATTGAACAACAAATCTTTACAACTTTTCCAATTACACTCCCATTACGTGCAGTTTCAAAACCATTTGATTTCGGTAAAGCAGAAGTGAAGTACGCCTTTGCTTTGCTTGCAGACCACCTAGGTGAAGATGAGGCCATTATTCAACAATTGATGGAAGAAGCTGCCGAGCAGAATCATGTGGAAGCGCAATTTCATATAGCCTGTAGCTTTTATGATGCAGGAAATGTTGAACAAGCATTGCATTGGTTCCACAAAGCATCAGAAAATGATCATCCATTTGCTCTTTTCAACATCGGCTTAATCTTTGCTGAAAATGGTAATGAGAAAGAAACAGTAAAGTGGTATGAACAAGCGGCAGAAAGAGGATTTGAAGATGCGATGTCCGATTTAAGTATTTATTACAGAGAAGGAAAGGCCGTACGAAAAAATAAAAAGAAAGCCGCGTATTGGCAAGAAAAATGCAAGGAAATGAACAATCAAAATAAAGCTATTTTTGAAGACTTCAAACAAAAGATCAGCGAGATAAAGGCTGAACTAGACAAACAATTTTAA
- a CDS encoding TIGR00366 family protein: MEAQNVERTETQMTERQQNNVLAKLAMFFAKVAERWLPDAFIFAVLLTVITYLGGVFVTDSGPYDMMMHWGEGFWGLLTFTAQIVTTFIMSYALALTKPVSKGLEKIAGLCKTANSAIVIVTFTAAFASLISWAFGLVVAGIMAKLVGRKVHDVDYRILVAAGYSGFLLWEGGISSSPALFVATEGHNFQDMVGVLPTSETLFSILNIVIVCLIFFTLPFVMKFIQPKNKADRFLVDPELLKDEELEESKAEKKRNYINDKMDRSRLIPIIGGLFGLAYLGNHFYFNGFSLDLNTVNLLFLTFALLLYGNVKELGNGLKKASGSVGQFALQYPFYAGIMGMMSASGLALWLSNFFASVSTPDTLPLLTFFSSGFLNMFVPSGGGQWAIQAPIFLPTALEMGVDPAKIVMAVAWGDAWTNMIQPFWAIPLLAIAGLKIRDIMGFTMITLLYTGVIISAVFLIFGA; this comes from the coding sequence ATGGAGGCACAAAACGTAGAGCGAACAGAAACGCAAATGACTGAACGACAGCAAAATAATGTGTTAGCAAAACTAGCAATGTTTTTTGCGAAAGTGGCTGAAAGATGGTTGCCTGATGCCTTTATCTTCGCTGTTTTATTAACAGTAATTACGTACTTAGGCGGTGTTTTTGTTACAGACAGTGGACCGTATGACATGATGATGCATTGGGGCGAAGGGTTCTGGGGATTGTTAACCTTCACTGCTCAAATTGTAACAACCTTTATTATGAGCTATGCACTTGCATTAACAAAGCCTGTTTCGAAGGGGCTCGAAAAAATTGCAGGCCTTTGTAAAACAGCCAATTCAGCAATTGTTATTGTTACGTTTACCGCCGCATTCGCATCATTAATTAGCTGGGCTTTTGGTCTCGTTGTAGCCGGGATAATGGCAAAGCTAGTTGGTCGAAAAGTCCATGATGTTGACTATCGAATCCTCGTTGCTGCCGGTTATTCGGGATTCCTGCTTTGGGAAGGTGGAATTTCCTCATCACCAGCTCTTTTCGTCGCAACTGAAGGTCATAACTTTCAAGATATGGTTGGCGTACTTCCAACATCAGAAACATTATTTTCAATTTTAAACATTGTGATCGTTTGTTTAATCTTCTTTACACTCCCGTTTGTAATGAAGTTTATTCAGCCGAAAAACAAAGCTGATCGCTTTCTTGTTGACCCGGAATTATTGAAAGATGAAGAACTAGAAGAAAGCAAAGCAGAAAAGAAACGGAATTATATCAATGATAAAATGGACCGCAGCCGCTTAATACCGATCATCGGTGGATTATTTGGTTTAGCTTATCTCGGTAATCACTTTTATTTCAATGGCTTTTCACTTGATTTAAATACAGTCAATTTGTTGTTTTTAACGTTCGCACTTCTTCTATACGGAAATGTAAAAGAACTTGGAAATGGTCTTAAGAAAGCTTCAGGAAGTGTTGGTCAGTTTGCTTTGCAATATCCGTTCTATGCAGGAATAATGGGGATGATGAGTGCATCTGGTCTTGCTTTATGGCTTTCGAACTTTTTTGCAAGCGTTTCCACACCTGACACCCTGCCGCTTCTAACCTTTTTCTCTAGCGGATTTCTAAATATGTTTGTTCCTTCAGGCGGAGGACAATGGGCAATCCAAGCACCGATCTTCTTACCTACAGCTCTCGAAATGGGTGTCGACCCTGCCAAAATTGTGATGGCTGTCGCGTGGGGAGATGCGTGGACAAATATGATTCAACCATTCTGGGCAATCCCGTTGCTTGCAATTGCCGGCTTAAAAATCCGTGACATTATGGGTTTTACCATGATTACCCTTCTTTATACTGGCGTTATTATTTCAGCAGTCTTTTTAATCTTTGGTGCTTAA
- a CDS encoding glucose 1-dehydrogenase codes for MKALFDLTGKTALVTGGSKGIGLGMAQALGESGANVAIASRGRDALEKAEEELTKAGIHAKGFQVDVTNKTQVQELISNIVNHFGSLDILVNNAGMNIRKPLLEVEEEDWDRVLTTNLKGIFLVGQAAAKQMHKQGNGNIINISSILGGIGMSMQTSYAASKGGINQLTKVWADELAESGITVNAIGPAYIKTPMTEAWLSDAERYEQIVNHTMLKRVGELNDLAGPVVFLASEASSYITGQVLYVDGGWTAK; via the coding sequence ATGAAAGCATTATTTGATTTAACAGGGAAAACAGCACTCGTTACAGGTGGCAGCAAAGGAATCGGACTTGGCATGGCACAAGCTTTAGGTGAAAGCGGAGCAAACGTTGCGATTGCTAGCCGTGGAAGAGACGCACTTGAAAAAGCAGAAGAAGAGTTAACGAAAGCAGGCATCCATGCTAAGGGGTTTCAAGTAGATGTAACGAATAAGACGCAAGTTCAAGAGCTAATCAGCAATATTGTTAACCATTTCGGTTCGCTAGATATTCTTGTAAACAATGCTGGGATGAACATTCGAAAGCCTCTATTAGAGGTGGAGGAAGAGGATTGGGATCGCGTCCTTACGACAAACCTTAAAGGAATTTTCCTTGTCGGACAGGCAGCCGCAAAGCAAATGCATAAACAAGGAAACGGAAACATCATTAATATTTCCTCAATTCTTGGAGGGATTGGGATGAGCATGCAGACAAGCTATGCAGCAAGCAAAGGGGGCATTAACCAGCTCACAAAAGTATGGGCGGATGAACTAGCGGAAAGTGGTATTACCGTAAATGCCATTGGTCCTGCTTATATTAAAACACCGATGACAGAAGCATGGCTGTCTGATGCAGAGCGTTATGAGCAGATTGTTAATCATACAATGCTTAAGCGTGTTGGAGAACTAAATGATTTGGCAGGCCCTGTTGTATTTCTAGCATCAGAGGCTTCTAGTTATATTACTGGTCAAGTGTTGTATGTCGACGGCGGATGGACTGCAAAATAA